From the Periophthalmus magnuspinnatus isolate fPerMag1 chromosome 1, fPerMag1.2.pri, whole genome shotgun sequence genome, one window contains:
- the fgfbp2b gene encoding fibroblast growth factor-binding protein 2b — MRTRLRLLLLLATAVCVSHAQTNNNNSVNESRQPQAQPQQRSVWDEPIRFTTKTRDSCTMVVSGVGDYTRLRVSCKGQAAGQSYYCDFQGKPNLCRPYNLNPRHYFTQMMWELRKQNNACQGQKVYRPPMCKKYPDEAHMTYLSAYPKPATPKPSKPVQEPRKPVVPVVQPKPVTTPKPVKPQPQPVRPQPGKAPQPKKTTPKPVKTTTRPTEQPDSKASRLATEYCWRSFHGICTYFISWFQN; from the coding sequence ATGAGGACCAGGCTGAGACTTCTACTGCTGCTGGCAACAGCTGTGTGTGTATCTCACGCacaaaccaacaacaacaacagcgtgAATGAAAGCAGGCAGCCACAGGCCCAGCCACAACAGCGCAGCGTTTGGGATGAGCCAATTCGATTCACCACCAAGACCAGAGATTCCTGCACCATGGTGGTGTCTGGAGTCGGGGACTATACCCGCCTGCGTGTGTCATGCAAAGGCCAGGCTGCTGGACAGTCCTACTACTGCGACTTCCAAGGCAAACCCAACCTCTGTCGGCCATACAACCTCAACCCACGCCACTACTTCACCCAGATGATGTGGGAGCTCAGGAAGCAGAACAATGCTTGCCAGGGACAGAAGGTCTACCGCCCACCAATGTGTAAGAAGTACCCAGACGAGGCCCACATGACTTACCTGTCTGCATACCCCAAGCCTGCCACTCCTAAGCCTTCTAAGCCTGTCCAGGAGCCTCGAAAACCCGTGGTGCCAGTAGTCCAGCCGAAACCTGTCACAACTCCCAAGCCGGTAAAGCCTCAGCCACAGCCAGTCAGACCCCAGCCAGGCAAGGCCCCTCAGCCTAAGAAGACCACCCCCAAGCCTGTGAAGACCACTACTCGTCCCACGGAGCAACCTGATTCCAAGGCATCTCGCTTGGCTACGGAGTACTGCTGGAGGAGCTTCCATGGAATCTGCACCTACTTCATCAGCTGGTTCCAAAACTGA
- the LOC117376204 gene encoding fibroblast growth factor-binding protein 1-like codes for MCATRDLTTGPNNPTATFHYSVPLCFDMMNLRTASPWMMLSILTLLTVSSGARDKPRSKEDSQRSGTGPSRGRFTLKNGMHCTWATQDTSNGVKMLVKCENSQARIYGGITDVQCEYNAKPQSCPAYQSNPKAYYKQVSRALKRLQGALCYEERALVKAGMCKRAPRDAHFKLDRSTSISSAQSGIDPTPKSSSTTSSTTTTTTRTTSPTAHVPSGTPADCKRPADHREVAKEYCNSSWASLCAFFFSMLQSEDC; via the exons ATGTGCGCGACCAGGGACCTCACAACTGGACCAAACAACCCTACTGCTACATTCCACTACA gTGTTCCTCTGTGCTTTGACATGATGAATTTACGCACCGCGTCCCCCTGGATGATGCTGTCCATCCTCACGCTCCTCACGGTGTCTTCCGGAGCTCGCGACAAACCGCGGTCCAAGGAAGACTCGCAACGGAGTGGAACCGGACCAAGCCGCGGCAGGTTCACACTGAAGAACGGCATGCACTGCACTTGGGCCACCCAAGACACCAGCAACGGTGTGAAGATGTTGGTCAAATGTGAGAACTCTCAGGCCCGCATCTATGGAGGAATTACGGACGTACAGTGCGAGTACAACGCAAAACCTCAGAGCTGCCCGGCCTATCAGTCCAACCCCAAGGCCTACTATAAGCAGGTGTCCCGAGCGCTCAAAAGGCTGCAGGGAGCTCTGTGCTATGAAGAGCGCGCGTTGGTAAAAGCAGGCATGTGTAAGCGCGCACCCAGAGACGCGCACTTCAAACTGGACAGGAGTACTTCAATCAGTTCGGCTCAGTCGGGTATTGACCCCACTCCTAAGAGTTCCTCCACCACTAGCagcaccactaccaccaccaccagaacAACCTCCCCAACCGCTCACGTCCCCAGTGGGACACCCGCGGACTGCAAGCGTCCCGCCGACCACCGTGAAGTGGCAAAGGAGTACTGCAACAGCTCGTGGGCCAGCCTGTGCGCTTTCTTCTTTTCCATGTTACAGAGTGAAGATTGTTAG